The Gossypium hirsutum isolate 1008001.06 chromosome D06, Gossypium_hirsutum_v2.1, whole genome shotgun sequence genome contains the following window.
CTATGATTGTGGACAGGGATCTCAGTTTTAACAGTATAAATGGAGAACTTGAAGGTGTCATACCCCCTGGAGAATTAAAATTCCTGTAAGTTTCATTTACTTCCCAAGAACTCATCTAATATCTTGTCAAGTTTATGATTTCTAAAGCTTGAAATATTGACTTGACATGATGAATCAGCTTTCTAACCGGAAACAATCTCACTGGAAATATACCACAGTCAATCTTGAAGACAGGAACAACTGTGTATGCATCTATTTTCTACTGGAATATTTGTTGGTTACTTGAAACTGCACGAAGAAGATGATTCCAATTTCATATTTGCTGACAGGGATCTTTCTTACAATAGTTTCGCATGGCAAAGCCCTCAACAGCCTGCTTGTCAGCCACTGTtggtttttttccttttaattgcAGAGAAATGTTTACTTCCTATTTGCTTTTCTAATGCAGAATTACTGAATTTTActgtgtttttttgtttttaaataggAGTAATGTCAATCTGTTCCACAGTTCCTCATCAAGTAATCTGTAAGTTGCCTTTCTTACTGCATCAATGAACATGAACATGTTGAAATCAATATAACATGAATTATTATCATGTCaaaatttatatctatatataactCCTTAAGCATGAACACAACACGAATATATGGATAGCACAGTGTAGGCATAGTCCATCCTTAGTTCTTGATAAAATGGTTCAAAAGTTTAATCTAAGTTGCTCTTAACATTAAGTAATTTTCCCCGAACTCTAAACCCTTTTGGAGCTAATCCATCATCCACTTTATATCTTCATAACAGGGAAGAAGTTTTTCAATGCGAGAATGATTTCAAATGTGAGGAATGTAAGTACGCAGAAAATGTTTCTTTCAGTAATAATTTTATTCACTCATTTTCCACTAGCATCTTCAATTGCGATCAGGGATTACATCTAACAAGACAGCGAGATCAATTTAAATCCCTGTTTGTAACAGCATCTTTGGTAGCATCTGCCATGCTCCTCTCTGTGTAGTTTAGTGCTTAATTGTCTCCCATTTCAGATTCACACTCTTTGTACGTAAACTGTGGTGGCGATGATGTGTCAATAAATGGCAAAACTTATATAGGAGATAGAACGTTTGGATCTGGTGGTGCTGCAACATTATATCGGAATGGTGATAACTGGGGATTTAGTAACACCGGAGATTTTAGAGACGATGATGATGAAGCGAACTCACAATTACGCTTTACTAAAGCTGTCCAGTCAACAAACCTCTCTGAATTATACACTACAGCACGACTGTGTCCGTTATCGCTTACTTATTATCACTATTGTTTGGAGAATGGGAACTATAATGTGACACTACATTTTGCTGAGATTCAATTCTCAAACAATGAAACCTATGCAAGCCTAGGAAGGCGATTATTTGATATCTATATTCAGGTAAAATGATCAAAACTGAGATGCATACTTGTATTAATAGCTTTTCAACAATAATGTATGCCTGGATTGTTTTTAATGTGGCACTGGCACTGGCACTGGCAGGATGAGGTTAAAGAGCAAGATTTCGACATAGAAGCTGAATCTAAAGCAGCTCTTGTCCCATTTGCAAAATCATATAATGTTAGTGTAACAAATGGTAGACTAGAGATCCGTTTCTACTGGGCTGGCAAAGGAACTCAAGCAATCCCTGACAGAGGAACCCATGGCCCGCTCATTTCAGCAATCTCCTTGGAAAATCCAGCTTTCGATCAGTCGAAGAACAATGTTGTGCCAATCGTTGTCGGTATCGTAGGAGCTTTTCTCGTGGTCTTTGCATCGGGTATCCTTTTGTGGAGATACCATTTCAAAGCCAAGAACCAGCGAGAAAAAGGTTTGCATTGTTTCAGCTTTTGCCATTTTAAGACGAACAACTTATGTAGTTTGGTGCATAAGTCCTGTCTTCATTTACAGATCCTGAAGGACTAGATGTTCAAATCATTTCTTTCACTTTAAAGCAAATTAAGGTTGCCACCAATAACTTTGATTTTGCAAACAAGATTGGAGAAGGTGGATTTGGACCTGTTTACAAGGTATAGAAACCAGATATAACATTGTATTTCAGTTTTAGGGTTTAGGCTCAGAAGATCTGATTTTCATTGCTGGGTTGCAGGGTCAGCTTGCTGATGGAACAGTAATTGCAGTGAAACAGCTATCTTCAAAATCAACTCAGGGAAATCGCGAATTCATGAACGAGATCGGTATGGTATCGTGTTCACAACATCCGAATCTTGTCAAGCTTTATGGATGCTGCATTGAAGGGAATCAATTGTTGCTTGTATATGAGTACCTGGAAAATAATTGCCTTTCTCGGGCTTTGTTCGGTAAGTTCATCAATCATTTACCTGGATGGGAAAACAAAAACCTTAGCAAGTGGACAACTGTCTGTCTAATATGTTCTGGGATTTTTGTTTAGGCCCTGAAAATAGTAAAATCAACCTGGACTGGCCAACCAGGCACAAGATCTGTACTGGAATAGCTAAAGGTCTAGCATTTCTCCATGAAGAGTCTAGACTCAAAATTGTTCATAGAGACATCAAAGGCACCAATGTTCTTCTTGATAGAGACCTCAATCCTAAAATATCTGACTTCGGATTGGCGAAGCTTCACGAGGAAGAAAAAACCCACATCAGCACACGAGTTGCCGGAACAATGTAAGCCTTTTTGAAATCTTGGTTCTAGTTGACGAATCTGTTCTGAACATGGAGTTTATTAACATGTGATGTAATTTCAATGCAGAGGATATATTGCACCAGAGTATGCACTGTGGGGGTATTTGACATACAAGGCAGATGTTTACAGTTTCGGAATTCTTGCATTGGAAATTGCCAGTGGGAAGCACAATATGAGTTATGGACCAGAGAATAAATATACTTGCCTTCTTGATTGGGTAAtcattactatatatatacacgCACACATAACATTGAgtgttttagatttatttttttggaaAGGCTCGGCAAACAACTTAGTTATTGTTTTGTAATGTATGTTATAGGCCAGTAATTTACAGCAAAAAGGGAAGCTATTAGAGTTGGTGGATGAAGAGCTGGGAGGTGAATATAACAAGGTAGAAGCAGAAGGGATGAT
Protein-coding sequences here:
- the LOC107901713 gene encoding probable LRR receptor-like serine/threonine-protein kinase RFK1 isoform X1; its protein translation is MLIKTLILLSYLLALSWIGTHKVEAATLPEDEVTVLNQIARTMGAINWNFDGNVCQENDTATVDIGFVPERNVTCHCENDTCHVTHLIFKRQNLPGKLPSELVNLPNLKEIDFAYNYLNGSIPTEWGSMQLEKISVFGNRLFGSIPSSLGNISTLKYLDLEVNNFSGQVPPELRQLVNLETLRLSSNRLSGNLPSELADLRNLRDFRISDNNFNGSIPDFFQNWNNLTRLEIQGSGLEGPIPSSISALENLTILIISDINGANQPFPDVRKMTRIKRIILKKCSISGEIPEYVWKMTALRVLDLSFNSINGELEGVIPPGELKFLFLTGNNLTGNIPQSILKTGTTVDLSYNSFAWQSPQQPACQPLSNVNLFHSSSSSNLEEVFQCENDFKCEEYSHSLYVNCGGDDVSINGKTYIGDRTFGSGGAATLYRNGDNWGFSNTGDFRDDDDEANSQLRFTKAVQSTNLSELYTTARLCPLSLTYYHYCLENGNYNVTLHFAEIQFSNNETYASLGRRLFDIYIQDEVKEQDFDIEAESKAALVPFAKSYNVSVTNGRLEIRFYWAGKGTQAIPDRGTHGPLISAISLENPAFDQSKNNVVPIVVGIVGAFLVVFASGILLWRYHFKAKNQREKDPEGLDVQIISFTLKQIKVATNNFDFANKIGEGGFGPVYKGQLADGTVIAVKQLSSKSTQGNREFMNEIGMVSCSQHPNLVKLYGCCIEGNQLLLVYEYLENNCLSRALFGPENSKINLDWPTRHKICTGIAKGLAFLHEESRLKIVHRDIKGTNVLLDRDLNPKISDFGLAKLHEEEKTHISTRVAGTIGYIAPEYALWGYLTYKADVYSFGILALEIASGKHNMSYGPENKYTCLLDWASNLQQKGKLLELVDEELGGEYNKVEAEGMIKIGLLCTNGSPSLRPTMSEVVSMLEGRSGIPEMVPDPGSYNQDLRFKAIRDHHKSMNNNNSKWSSSSASGNEIEESYLRFKAMETQTSMSAASWTASSTMSEWQHS
- the LOC107901713 gene encoding probable LRR receptor-like serine/threonine-protein kinase RFK1 isoform X2 — encoded protein: MLIKTLILLSYLLALSWIGTHKVEAATLPEDEVTVLNQIARTMGAINWNFDGNVCQENDTATVDIGFVPERNVTCHCENDTCHVTHLIFKRQNLPGKLPSELVNLPNLKEIDFAYNYLNGSIPTEWGSMQLEKISVFGNRLFGSIPSSLGNISTLKYLDLEVNNFSGQVPPELRQLVNLETLRLSSNRLSGNLPSELADLRNLRDFRISDNNFNGSIPDFFQNWNNLTRLEIQGSGLEGPIPSSISALENLTILIISDINGANQPFPDVRKMTRIKRIILKKCSISGEIPEYVWKMTALRVLDLSFNSINGELEGVIPPGELKFLFLTGNNLTGNIPQSILKTGTTVDLSYNSFAWQSPQQPACQPLEEVFQCENDFKCEEYSHSLYVNCGGDDVSINGKTYIGDRTFGSGGAATLYRNGDNWGFSNTGDFRDDDDEANSQLRFTKAVQSTNLSELYTTARLCPLSLTYYHYCLENGNYNVTLHFAEIQFSNNETYASLGRRLFDIYIQDEVKEQDFDIEAESKAALVPFAKSYNVSVTNGRLEIRFYWAGKGTQAIPDRGTHGPLISAISLENPAFDQSKNNVVPIVVGIVGAFLVVFASGILLWRYHFKAKNQREKDPEGLDVQIISFTLKQIKVATNNFDFANKIGEGGFGPVYKGQLADGTVIAVKQLSSKSTQGNREFMNEIGMVSCSQHPNLVKLYGCCIEGNQLLLVYEYLENNCLSRALFGPENSKINLDWPTRHKICTGIAKGLAFLHEESRLKIVHRDIKGTNVLLDRDLNPKISDFGLAKLHEEEKTHISTRVAGTIGYIAPEYALWGYLTYKADVYSFGILALEIASGKHNMSYGPENKYTCLLDWASNLQQKGKLLELVDEELGGEYNKVEAEGMIKIGLLCTNGSPSLRPTMSEVVSMLEGRSGIPEMVPDPGSYNQDLRFKAIRDHHKSMNNNNSKWSSSSASGNEIEESYLRFKAMETQTSMSAASWTASSTMSEWQHS